Proteins encoded within one genomic window of Companilactobacillus zhachilii:
- a CDS encoding VanZ family protein, whose translation MIFLGPLYDYIYRLYAMKINHFPLIRLSFYAVDKAILYTLFFIVLRFIWVKLKKKKTNFGREFGLTVFAFYIFLLFALTVFRDGYFLWQFKFYFHRPLSQINIIPLIETFKLSKGQSLVDFFYNLYGNIVWFVPMGVFIPALTKRHLGFFQVVLLGALISTSIETLQFILNTGVTDIDDVIFNTLGAAVGYLLYFVGKWIKKLIKI comes from the coding sequence ATGATATTTTTAGGACCGTTATATGATTATATATACAGGTTATATGCAATGAAAATTAATCATTTTCCATTGATTCGGCTTTCCTTTTATGCTGTTGATAAAGCAATATTGTACACCTTATTTTTTATCGTTTTGAGATTTATTTGGGTAAAACTTAAGAAAAAGAAGACGAATTTTGGTCGGGAGTTTGGTTTGACCGTTTTCGCCTTTTATATTTTCCTACTTTTTGCTTTGACAGTTTTTCGGGATGGCTATTTTCTATGGCAATTCAAGTTTTATTTTCATCGACCATTATCCCAAATTAACATTATTCCGCTCATTGAAACATTTAAATTGTCAAAAGGTCAGTCATTAGTTGACTTCTTTTATAATTTATATGGTAACATTGTGTGGTTCGTACCAATGGGAGTATTTATTCCCGCGCTGACGAAAAGACATCTTGGATTTTTCCAAGTTGTCTTGCTTGGTGCCTTGATTTCAACGTCAATTGAGACTTTGCAGTTCATTTTGAACACCGGAGTCACTGATATTGATGATGTAATATTCAATACTCTTGGAGCTGCGGTCGGATATTTATTATATTTTGTTGGAAAATGGATAAAAAAGTTGATAAAAATTTGA
- a CDS encoding DUF6792 domain-containing protein produces MRELLNNLNRLNHVYDQLDLLNFRAHKNLPLTFNKEDSKKLLPQNKRLYFSYSYLNKEKKRLTNLVLNQVIDLRAPQFIKDSTIHPQLIDKALRLKNLDQTHQNNNFELPSRNRKINKLKQLIAMIEDEHINPCRGYLNQIYVILLLNNLMPLDIRHEPYQAGELLHNADFRTKLLQFDYDRYLYQEFRPENYLKFLIYSLIHRLPTYIRSYDVRDIIPEAAECGFSSIAYEIVIDGVKECYITFKGTEANVDKSIKSRSKRFEKSVLENYKDWNYNVNSILIGSTKDDRQLLVAREFIRYLNSQIASQSLIYGIGHSLGGHFVQTLQLMDYCFDAGYTLNSAPINLNLVKNVKPELFSPETWKKLFDLTGDSDGTKFITPALNNEIKRLLPHDYSEIINECFEQDMTQVFYELPQTIWIGQKWEYNLSNWKYPFKNHPRAYLSSGEIHAYQHFFEELFAYLSSSDNSRQVVRNSLSFINARTKILRETIGEQKTAKYFFDYSNYLYQSGVFADRPQMVSKKFIEQNNSLFRGSLREWPFLKSINFDMFGLATYFHVIDGAKHFLNRTPNKL; encoded by the coding sequence ATGAGGGAACTTTTAAATAACTTAAACCGCTTAAATCATGTTTATGATCAACTCGACTTGCTAAATTTTCGAGCCCATAAAAATCTTCCTTTAACATTTAACAAAGAAGACAGCAAAAAACTGTTGCCCCAGAACAAACGACTTTATTTCAGTTATTCATATCTAAATAAAGAAAAAAAGCGCCTAACTAATTTGGTTTTAAACCAAGTAATCGATTTACGTGCCCCACAATTTATTAAAGATTCAACAATTCATCCACAATTAATTGACAAGGCACTTCGACTGAAAAACCTTGATCAAACACACCAAAATAATAATTTTGAACTCCCTTCACGGAATCGTAAAATCAATAAATTAAAACAATTGATTGCAATGATTGAAGATGAACACATCAATCCTTGTCGTGGTTATTTGAATCAAATTTACGTCATTTTATTACTAAATAATCTGATGCCATTAGATATTCGTCATGAACCATATCAGGCTGGTGAACTGTTACATAATGCTGATTTTCGAACAAAGCTTTTACAATTTGATTATGATCGTTATCTTTATCAAGAATTTCGTCCAGAAAATTATTTAAAGTTTTTGATTTATAGTTTAATACACCGTTTACCAACTTATATTCGTTCATATGATGTTCGTGATATCATCCCTGAGGCTGCTGAATGTGGTTTTTCAAGTATTGCCTACGAAATAGTTATCGATGGTGTGAAAGAATGTTACATCACTTTTAAAGGCACTGAAGCTAATGTGGATAAGTCGATTAAATCAAGAAGTAAGCGGTTTGAAAAATCTGTTCTTGAAAATTATAAAGATTGGAACTACAACGTTAACTCAATTTTAATCGGCAGCACTAAAGATGACCGCCAGTTACTCGTTGCTCGTGAATTTATCCGTTATCTGAATAGCCAAATCGCCTCGCAATCCCTGATCTATGGGATTGGTCATTCGTTAGGTGGACACTTTGTGCAAACTTTGCAATTGATGGATTACTGTTTTGACGCCGGCTATACTTTAAATTCAGCTCCAATTAATTTGAATTTAGTAAAAAATGTCAAACCGGAGTTATTCAGTCCCGAAACTTGGAAAAAGCTCTTCGATCTGACTGGCGATTCAGACGGTACCAAGTTCATCACACCTGCTTTAAACAACGAAATTAAACGACTTTTGCCTCATGACTATTCAGAAATTATCAACGAATGTTTTGAACAAGACATGACACAAGTCTTTTACGAATTGCCACAGACTATTTGGATTGGTCAAAAATGGGAATACAATCTTAGCAATTGGAAATATCCATTCAAAAATCATCCTCGAGCTTATTTGAGTAGCGGTGAAATTCATGCCTATCAGCATTTTTTTGAAGAATTATTTGCTTACTTATCAAGTTCCGACAATAGTCGCCAAGTTGTTCGAAATAGCCTTAGTTTTATCAATGCTCGGACAAAGATTTTACGAGAAACGATTGGCGAACAAAAGACGGCCAAATACTTTTTCGACTATTCTAATTATCTTTATCAATCCGGTGTCTTCGCTGATCGGCCACAAATGGTCAGTAAAAAATTTATCGAACAAAATAATTCTCTTTTCCGTGGATCATTACGCGAGTGGCCATTTCTTAAGAGTATAAACTTTGATATGTTCGGCTTAGCAACCTATTTCCACGTTATTGACGGCGCTAAACATTTTCTCAATCGAACACCTAACAAATTATAA
- a CDS encoding glucose-6-phosphate isomerase — translation MSQIKFDDSKLSKFVHENELGEMQALVTAADDELRKGTGAGADFRGFIDLPVDYDKDEFARIKKAAKKIQSDSEVFIGIGIGGSYLGARAAIDFLSSSFYNVKNDKDVPEVYFCGNSISPNYIADLIEVIGDRDFSINVISKSGTTTEPSIAFRILKAKLIEKYGVEGAKGRIYATTDRAKGALKTESDAEGYEEFVVPDDIGGRFSVLTAVGLLPIAVAGIDIDKLMEGAAQSREDYSSADLTKNDAYKYAALRNILYRKGYTTELLENYEPNVQYFGEWWKQLMGESEGKDQKGIYPSSANFSTDLHSLGQYIQEGRRNLMETVVLIDTPRHDVKIPAEKDNLDGLKYLENKSMDFVNKKAYEGVVLAHTDGGVPVMSVHIEKQDAFNLGYLMYFFEIAVGISGYLNGINPFNQPGVEAYKKNMFGLLGRPGYEELGEELNKRL, via the coding sequence ATGTCACAAATTAAATTTGATGATTCAAAATTAAGCAAGTTTGTTCATGAAAACGAACTTGGCGAAATGCAAGCTCTTGTTACAGCTGCTGATGACGAATTACGTAAGGGTACCGGTGCTGGTGCTGACTTCCGTGGTTTCATCGACTTGCCTGTTGATTATGACAAGGATGAATTCGCTCGCATTAAGAAAGCTGCTAAAAAGATCCAATCTGATTCAGAAGTATTTATCGGAATTGGTATTGGTGGATCATACTTAGGTGCCCGTGCTGCAATTGACTTCCTAAGCTCATCATTCTATAACGTTAAGAATGATAAAGATGTCCCAGAAGTTTACTTCTGTGGTAACTCAATTTCTCCAAATTACATTGCTGATTTGATTGAAGTTATTGGTGACCGTGACTTCAGTATCAATGTTATTTCAAAATCTGGTACAACAACAGAACCTTCAATTGCTTTCCGTATTTTGAAAGCTAAGTTGATTGAAAAGTATGGTGTTGAAGGTGCTAAGGGCCGTATCTATGCTACAACTGATCGTGCTAAGGGTGCTTTGAAGACTGAATCAGACGCTGAAGGCTATGAAGAATTCGTTGTTCCTGATGATATCGGTGGTCGTTTCTCAGTTCTTACAGCTGTTGGTCTATTGCCAATTGCCGTTGCTGGTATCGACATCGACAAGTTGATGGAAGGTGCTGCACAATCACGTGAAGACTATTCATCAGCTGACCTTACAAAGAACGATGCTTACAAGTATGCTGCTTTGAGAAATATCTTGTACCGTAAAGGTTACACAACAGAATTGCTAGAAAACTACGAACCAAACGTTCAATACTTTGGTGAATGGTGGAAGCAATTGATGGGTGAATCTGAAGGTAAAGATCAAAAGGGTATCTACCCATCATCAGCTAACTTCTCAACTGACTTGCACTCATTAGGTCAATATATCCAAGAAGGTCGTCGTAACCTTATGGAAACAGTTGTCCTAATTGATACACCAAGACATGATGTTAAGATTCCTGCTGAAAAAGATAACCTTGATGGTTTGAAATACTTGGAAAACAAGTCAATGGACTTTGTTAATAAGAAGGCTTACGAAGGTGTTGTTCTTGCACATACTGACGGTGGCGTTCCTGTTATGTCAGTACACATTGAAAAACAAGATGCCTTTAACTTAGGTTACTTGATGTACTTCTTTGAAATTGCTGTTGGTATTTCTGGTTATTTGAACGGTATTAACCCATTCAACCAACCAGGTGTTGAAGCATACAAGAAGAACATGTTTGGTCTTCTAGGTCGTCCTGGCTATGAAGAACTAGGCGAAGAATTAAACAAACGTCTATAA
- a CDS encoding LTA synthase family protein, with amino-acid sequence MSLALYINRAKFSYLVMGIIYLADSIFIYSNVLYYRQFSDFISFGSITGVSKVAKGLGTTTMGMIQARDAIYLIDFILIIALFTIHFIKIDKRPFRKINAVATTCLGLMLFSADLAGSEANRPQLLGRTFDHSYIVKYLGINSFLPYDSIRSLQNDQVRSNATETEIDNVLDYNKKNYAAPNPAYFGKANGKNIIIIHLESFEQFLINFKLPNGEEVTPFLNSLYGDKNTISFDNFFHEVGTGRTSDAETMLESGLFGLPSGTSFFTKLGTENTFQGAPAILAQKKGYTSAVFHGNTGGFWSRNIVYKNLGYNYFFDQSYYDHTTPDTQSLNTYGIKDKILFSEGVKYLEQMQQPFYVKFLTVTNHESYQFSDEDNGDFQSTDNPDSKVNQYFKTAHYLDKSVEEFFNYLKATGLDKNSMVVLYGDHYGLGNGQDSKDRKPASVLFGKTPETWTKFDTTQKQRVPFMIHMNGLKGGIKHTYGGEIDVLPTLLHLAGINTDQYIQMGTDLFSKNHSQLVAFRNKDFVTPNYTVYRNGDTAQVYSNKTGEEIDMRNNPELLTKVDNWEKRVDLKLKTSDNVNNKNLLRFYTPLGFIPVNPTNYSYQDQVQQMEKLRDDLGDKSTSLYSQNGNKSTTDLYTTDSVQLQDDRTPIDSWSYLNKK; translated from the coding sequence ATGAGTTTAGCTTTATACATTAATCGTGCTAAATTTTCCTATTTAGTTATGGGCATAATTTACTTGGCTGACTCTATTTTCATCTACAGTAATGTTTTATATTATCGACAGTTTTCGGACTTTATTTCTTTTGGATCAATCACTGGTGTCAGTAAGGTTGCTAAAGGCCTGGGCACCACAACTATGGGGATGATTCAAGCTCGCGATGCAATTTATTTGATTGATTTTATTTTAATCATTGCCTTATTTACAATCCATTTCATCAAAATTGATAAACGACCCTTTCGAAAGATCAATGCTGTGGCAACAACATGTTTAGGCTTAATGCTCTTTTCAGCTGATTTAGCAGGTTCTGAAGCTAATCGGCCGCAATTGCTTGGGCGAACTTTTGACCACTCTTATATCGTTAAATATCTTGGTATCAATAGTTTTTTGCCCTACGATTCAATTCGTTCGCTACAAAATGATCAGGTCCGTTCCAATGCCACCGAAACGGAAATTGACAATGTTCTAGATTACAACAAAAAAAATTACGCGGCTCCAAATCCTGCTTACTTTGGCAAAGCTAACGGCAAAAATATCATTATTATTCATCTTGAGAGTTTTGAACAATTTTTAATCAATTTTAAATTACCTAATGGTGAAGAAGTTACACCGTTTTTGAATAGTCTCTATGGCGACAAGAATACTATCTCGTTCGACAATTTCTTCCATGAAGTCGGAACAGGACGAACTAGTGATGCTGAAACAATGTTAGAGTCAGGACTATTTGGACTGCCATCGGGAACTTCGTTTTTCACCAAACTGGGAACTGAAAATACTTTCCAAGGAGCTCCGGCCATCTTAGCTCAGAAAAAGGGTTATACCAGCGCCGTCTTTCATGGGAATACTGGTGGTTTCTGGAGTCGTAATATTGTTTACAAGAATCTTGGTTATAATTATTTCTTTGATCAAAGTTATTACGACCATACAACTCCTGACACTCAGTCGCTCAATACATACGGCATCAAGGATAAGATACTTTTCTCTGAAGGCGTTAAGTATCTTGAACAAATGCAACAACCGTTTTACGTTAAATTTCTAACGGTTACTAATCACGAATCTTATCAATTTTCCGATGAAGATAATGGTGATTTTCAATCGACTGATAATCCTGATTCTAAGGTTAATCAATATTTCAAAACAGCACATTACTTGGATAAATCAGTTGAAGAATTTTTCAACTATTTGAAAGCTACTGGTCTTGATAAAAACAGTATGGTTGTTCTTTACGGTGACCATTATGGACTAGGAAATGGTCAAGATAGTAAGGATCGAAAGCCAGCTTCAGTGCTTTTTGGTAAAACTCCCGAGACTTGGACCAAATTTGATACAACTCAAAAGCAACGTGTTCCCTTTATGATTCACATGAACGGACTAAAAGGTGGTATTAAACATACTTATGGCGGTGAAATTGACGTCTTACCAACCTTATTACATTTAGCCGGCATCAATACTGATCAGTATATCCAAATGGGAACCGACCTCTTCTCTAAGAATCACAGTCAACTCGTCGCTTTCAGAAATAAAGATTTCGTTACACCAAACTACACTGTTTATCGAAACGGTGATACAGCACAAGTCTATTCGAATAAAACTGGCGAAGAAATTGATATGCGTAATAATCCAGAATTATTAACCAAAGTCGACAATTGGGAAAAACGAGTGGATTTGAAGCTAAAGACTTCTGATAATGTCAATAACAAGAATTTACTACGTTTCTATACCCCACTTGGATTTATACCGGTCAATCCAACTAATTACTCCTATCAGGATCAAGTCCAACAAATGGAAAAGTTACGTGATGACTTAGGTGATAAATCAACCAGTCTCTATTCTCA
- the brnQ gene encoding branched-chain amino acid transport system II carrier protein: protein MKDDLDLTGEKNNKKKVLHLLVVSSLIFGMFFGSGNLIFPVHLGQLAGNNWFSAALGFAISGSLFPLLAIMAVVVTKSDGLYDLARPVGKFYAALFLVLVHLTIGPLFGTPRTAATAFQMAVQPFLPAKFDTVGMLLFTAAFFGLAYTLTVHQSKLLKYVGKYLNTIFLVLLAVIFVVAFLHPMGGLNHMPTQAYQTNSTVSGLLEGYNTVDAVALLALSVTFVHAVKGLGYKDRELSVLTAKAGSLSIAVEVLVYFGLVLLGAFSLSKLTLSANGGIALSQIVANYFGRFGAAFLGVLVTLGVFTTAMGLVASFSQDFHKLFPKVSYLAWLRTTTILSFVVANAGLDNIIAWSLPVLMLLYPLSLALILVSLTVHAKPYAGVVYKMTIAFTVLPAVFDMLNASPAAVTNMNLVKTVLATYHQYVPFASLGLGWVVPTFAGFFLGLVLGKLGVFASADEAVESRN, encoded by the coding sequence ATGAAAGACGATTTAGATTTAACAGGAGAAAAAAATAATAAAAAGAAAGTTCTACACTTACTTGTAGTCAGTTCCCTAATCTTTGGAATGTTCTTTGGCTCAGGTAACTTGATTTTCCCAGTTCACTTAGGACAATTAGCTGGTAACAATTGGTTCTCAGCCGCCTTGGGATTTGCAATTTCCGGTTCCCTCTTCCCATTACTAGCAATCATGGCGGTTGTTGTCACAAAAAGTGATGGCCTATACGACCTCGCTCGTCCCGTTGGCAAATTTTATGCCGCTTTATTCCTAGTTTTGGTCCACCTCACGATCGGACCTCTGTTTGGTACACCACGTACCGCTGCAACAGCTTTCCAAATGGCCGTTCAACCATTTCTTCCAGCTAAATTTGACACCGTCGGGATGTTACTATTTACTGCCGCTTTCTTCGGCCTTGCATATACTTTAACTGTTCATCAAAGCAAATTATTGAAATACGTTGGAAAGTACCTCAACACTATCTTTTTGGTATTATTAGCCGTAATCTTTGTTGTCGCATTCTTACATCCAATGGGTGGTTTGAATCATATGCCAACACAGGCTTATCAAACTAATTCAACTGTCAGTGGGTTACTTGAAGGTTATAACACAGTCGATGCCGTTGCTTTACTTGCTTTAAGTGTTACTTTTGTCCACGCTGTTAAAGGACTTGGTTACAAAGATCGTGAATTATCTGTTTTAACTGCTAAAGCTGGTTCACTAAGTATCGCTGTCGAAGTTCTAGTCTACTTTGGATTAGTTTTATTAGGTGCCTTCAGTTTAAGCAAATTGACACTATCAGCTAACGGTGGTATTGCTCTTTCACAAATCGTTGCTAACTATTTCGGTCGATTTGGAGCTGCCTTCCTAGGTGTCTTAGTTACCTTAGGAGTTTTCACAACTGCCATGGGATTAGTTGCTTCATTCTCACAAGATTTCCACAAATTGTTCCCTAAAGTTAGTTACTTAGCTTGGTTAAGAACCACTACTATCTTGTCTTTCGTTGTTGCTAATGCTGGACTCGATAACATCATCGCATGGTCATTGCCAGTTCTAATGCTACTTTATCCACTATCACTTGCTTTAATCCTTGTTTCTTTAACTGTTCACGCAAAACCTTACGCTGGAGTCGTTTATAAGATGACCATCGCTTTCACCGTCTTGCCTGCCGTCTTTGATATGTTGAATGCTTCTCCTGCTGCCGTTACTAACATGAACTTGGTCAAAACTGTTTTAGCCACTTACCATCAATACGTACCTTTCGCCAGTTTGGGACTTGGTTGGGTCGTTCCCACCTTTGCCGGTTTCTTCTTAGGATTAGTTTTAGGAAAATTAGGCGTCTTTGCTAGTGCCGATGAAGCAGTCGAAAGTCGTAACTAA
- a CDS encoding L,D-transpeptidase yields the protein MKNKKIIAAVIALVGIVMIVIAAFAVNSNNTQKVEAEQRAAKVAKKAKQAAKEKKSFNAWKKPSEAKSYPDLNKHKTAYLEVSIPKQRVYVKDGKDTLYTMKAATGEKKSPTPKGNFEIQNRGDSFYNEESKEGANYWTSFKDWGVYLFHSVPTDADGKYVESEAHKLGTPSSHGCVRLTIPDAKWINSSVPDGMKVVVK from the coding sequence ATGAAAAATAAGAAAATAATTGCAGCAGTTATTGCACTTGTTGGAATTGTGATGATTGTAATTGCAGCGTTTGCGGTAAATAGTAATAATACACAAAAGGTTGAGGCAGAACAAAGAGCTGCTAAGGTGGCTAAGAAAGCCAAACAAGCCGCTAAAGAGAAAAAGTCTTTTAATGCGTGGAAAAAACCTTCAGAAGCAAAATCTTATCCAGATTTAAATAAGCACAAAACTGCTTATTTAGAAGTTTCGATTCCTAAGCAAAGAGTTTATGTTAAAGATGGTAAAGATACTTTGTACACGATGAAAGCCGCTACTGGTGAGAAAAAATCACCAACGCCTAAGGGTAATTTTGAAATTCAAAATCGTGGCGATTCATTTTACAATGAAGAATCTAAGGAGGGTGCTAATTATTGGACATCATTCAAAGATTGGGGCGTTTATTTGTTCCATTCTGTACCAACCGATGCAGATGGTAAGTATGTTGAAAGTGAAGCTCATAAATTAGGAACACCTTCTAGTCATGGCTGTGTTCGTTTAACAATTCCAGATGCTAAATGGATCAATTCTTCTGTTCCTGATGGGATGAAAGTTGTCGTTAAATAA
- a CDS encoding GNAT family N-acetyltransferase, which produces MKNYQIVKTNQSTDFDSIRQVYYQTWTYSYAGLVPQALLDNLDTKKNWNPETRVDNTLVALTNDQQIVGVCTYGPARRQKYTGLGEIYSLYVLPQFQHQGIGQKLFQSALDILQKDFDDLYLLVLKNNLIARAFYEMFGFEASGECIADQTKYGILHEMVYVK; this is translated from the coding sequence ATGAAAAATTATCAAATTGTTAAAACCAATCAATCTACTGATTTTGACAGTATTAGGCAAGTCTATTATCAAACTTGGACGTACTCTTATGCCGGTCTAGTACCACAAGCTCTCTTGGATAATCTCGATACCAAAAAAAATTGGAATCCAGAAACAAGAGTCGATAACACATTAGTTGCCTTAACTAATGACCAACAAATCGTTGGTGTCTGTACTTATGGACCTGCTCGTCGTCAAAAATATACTGGTTTAGGTGAAATATATTCACTCTATGTTTTGCCACAATTTCAACATCAAGGTATCGGTCAAAAATTATTTCAATCAGCTTTGGATATTCTCCAAAAAGATTTTGATGATTTATATCTCTTAGTGCTAAAGAATAACTTAATTGCTCGAGCATTTTATGAAATGTTCGGCTTTGAAGCCAGTGGTGAATGTATTGCTGATCAAACAAAATATGGAATTTTGCATGAGATGGTTTACGTTAAATAA
- a CDS encoding LTA synthase family protein — translation MNKLKNILDKRLGFMGLLIFFLWIKTVIAYYADFSLGVSDPLQHLILIINPIATAVILLSIALYINRPKISYIVMGVIYVLESALLYGNILYYREFSDFLSFNTIAGVSKVSKGLGGSAANMMQAHDFIYGLDFIIIAILLLTHYIKIDDRPMRKLTAIATTFLGIFFFAFNLTIAESNRPQLLGRTFDRAYIVKYLGLNTFLAYDSIKTVQNNQVRSEAVGTDMDDVLSYTKQNYAKPNPKYFGKAKGKNIIIIHLESFQQFLINDKVNGQEVTPFLNSLYNDKNTMSFDNFYHEVGQGKTSDAENMLETGLFGLPEGSLFSKLGSDNTFQAAPAILGQKEGYTSAVFHGNIGSFWNRDDVYKNMGYNYFFDSSYFNKTNDSSLEYGMKDKLMLSESVKYLEQLQQPFYAKFITVTNHYPFQLPDEDNDGFQAPNTDSSAVNNYFVTAHYLDNALKEFFDYLKASGIYDNSMIVLYGDHYGLSNSQNPDLAPLLGIDSNDWTDFNNSQMQKVPFMVHMKGLKGGINHTYGGEIDVLPTILHLAGINTKQYVQLGTDLLSNQHNPIVIFRNKNFITPHYTVLKDSDGNPEVFKNNTGEQVDLDQDPELKQKVAKWQNYVNTKLKLSDTINNKNLLRFYTPTGFMPIDPKTESYQNEIQKLVQTRDDLGLKSTSVYSKNGNKSTTDLYNTNAPELNGDRSVIDSWSTILKGNNDTTK, via the coding sequence ATGAATAAATTAAAAAACATTTTGGATAAAAGACTAGGCTTCATGGGACTTCTAATCTTTTTCCTATGGATCAAAACAGTCATTGCCTATTATGCAGATTTCTCATTAGGCGTTTCAGACCCGTTACAACATCTAATTCTAATAATCAATCCAATCGCTACAGCTGTTATTTTACTCAGTATAGCGTTATACATCAACCGCCCCAAAATTTCTTATATCGTTATGGGCGTTATCTACGTTCTAGAGTCAGCTTTGCTTTACGGTAACATTCTGTACTACCGTGAATTTAGCGATTTTCTATCATTTAACACCATTGCCGGCGTTTCAAAAGTTTCCAAAGGGCTTGGTGGCAGTGCCGCTAATATGATGCAGGCACATGATTTTATTTATGGATTAGATTTCATTATTATCGCTATACTGTTACTTACTCATTATATCAAAATTGACGACCGACCAATGAGAAAATTAACAGCAATTGCAACAACTTTTTTAGGAATCTTTTTCTTTGCTTTCAATTTAACTATCGCTGAAAGTAATCGTCCCCAATTGCTTGGTCGAACTTTTGATCGAGCATACATCGTGAAATACTTGGGACTCAACACTTTCTTAGCCTATGATTCAATTAAGACAGTTCAGAATAATCAAGTTCGTTCCGAAGCAGTAGGAACTGACATGGATGATGTACTTTCGTATACAAAGCAAAATTATGCCAAACCCAATCCCAAGTATTTTGGAAAAGCTAAGGGCAAAAATATTATCATTATTCATTTGGAAAGTTTCCAACAATTTTTGATTAACGATAAAGTCAATGGTCAAGAAGTTACACCATTTTTAAATAGTCTTTATAACGATAAAAATACCATGTCCTTTGATAATTTTTATCATGAAGTTGGCCAAGGTAAAACTAGTGATGCTGAAAACATGCTAGAAACTGGACTTTTCGGTTTACCAGAAGGTTCCCTCTTCTCAAAACTTGGTAGTGACAACACCTTCCAAGCTGCTCCAGCTATTTTGGGTCAAAAAGAAGGTTACACGAGTGCCGTTTTCCACGGTAATATCGGTAGCTTTTGGAATCGTGACGATGTTTACAAAAACATGGGTTACAATTACTTCTTTGATTCTAGTTATTTCAATAAAACTAATGATTCCAGTTTGGAATACGGTATGAAAGATAAATTGATGCTGTCCGAAAGTGTTAAGTATCTGGAACAGCTTCAACAGCCTTTTTATGCTAAGTTTATTACCGTTACCAACCACTATCCTTTCCAATTACCGGATGAGGATAACGATGGATTTCAAGCTCCTAACACCGATAGTAGTGCGGTTAATAACTACTTTGTCACTGCTCACTATCTTGATAACGCGCTAAAGGAATTCTTTGATTATTTGAAAGCTAGCGGTATTTACGATAATTCAATGATTGTCCTCTATGGTGATCATTATGGCCTTTCAAATAGCCAAAATCCTGATTTAGCACCGTTATTAGGGATTGATAGTAATGATTGGACTGACTTCAATAATTCACAAATGCAAAAAGTTCCGTTTATGGTCCATATGAAGGGTCTAAAAGGTGGCATCAACCATACCTACGGCGGTGAAATTGATGTCTTACCAACTATTTTGCATTTAGCTGGTATCAACACTAAGCAATACGTTCAATTAGGAACTGATTTACTATCCAATCAACATAATCCAATTGTAATTTTCCGAAATAAAAACTTTATCACACCCCATTACACTGTTCTCAAGGATAGTGATGGTAATCCTGAAGTCTTCAAAAATAACACTGGTGAACAAGTTGATTTGGATCAAGACCCCGAATTGAAACAAAAAGTTGCTAAATGGCAAAACTATGTCAATACAAAATTAAAATTATCAGATACCATCAATAATAAAAACTTATTGCGTTTCTATACACCAACTGGATTTATGCCAATCGACCCCAAAACTGAAAGTTATCAAAACGAGATTCAAAAACTCGTCCAAACCCGTGATGACTTAGGATTGAAATCAACGAGTGTTTACTCCAAGAATGGCAATAAATCAACCACTGATCTTTATAATACAAATGCTCCAGAATTAAATGGCGACCGTTCAGTAATTGACAGTTGGTCTACCATTCTCAAAGGCAACAACGATACTACCAAGTAA